A window of Takifugu rubripes unplaced genomic scaffold, fTakRub1.2, whole genome shotgun sequence contains these coding sequences:
- the LOC115248290 gene encoding uncharacterized protein isoform X1, whose translation MDLRSLWNDDPEEVLLELGFGGDEPDLSGRIPARFINHQSQARGISLHVFLEAQKSRLDLENPDVSSEEVITWANNCQSDSVATPEELPLVSQPTKSLSGGTNIEDTSTERPSSLVSPPLAAVDQSLLSPKAPPSVSPELSCLPNSAFQISDIENLPDPSQTGSDLLPMYPPPHPSFGELRSVAHVLPVNTLSNLSVTPHNPTLQSNAEFLLTGDKDVGTSQLATNLQGSEGQRWPSFALSTFTSPNLNDLNSSQVSLCSGTPPSMQAGATGMVCSALESPSHSSIQKESLSQGPGVCSGTDIKVGDPSLALLFYENNPDTSFLVLESLPPLATKSLKDTTSETNSDAMGPILSPQDSQDFSEKTWNSLPRCGNSSVVEEDTLQRSLSEAWTSHSEEVCTPTETETNTLLHSPQYFPEQHELEEARKVQQTDMNVSETPTSLLFCPSMDLIEIDSLDVVFETNDPELESENVEAFFHDVEGLVYWAEPIKVLSPNHMHEDSQSQEASNGLLGTEPLVPSTGRLVPSSLPSVPSTESDHTPARDAPPSLTSPPFLSSSRDISLQMSLPPASHIVHRKDIPYVTNSKCTRLPSVLPLDTSTPFRAVQSWTDLHIKRNILTNMFMRGLFHTIPKRAIASKSAPERTQSHKVAPNCFTGMTRNNCSMSDPGLKGLWPDEEVDPPRSEGENHLQEQGLVNMTSHCPCCCCRPQDSYNIQPTFGKSPFPFNDLEELNLCLEKFCSVLSNMEEDLAEDQAVVFSRLSHQDRQKASEVEELREAVKQEAGTLKKQLNQLGRLNQLGHLNQLGHLSGGTLKGKMQRLLDEQALLCSQLRLSGPAAGSSLRPQFHS comes from the exons gTGAAGAGGTTATAACGTGGGCCAACAACTGCCAGTCCGACAGTGTTGCTACGCCGGAGGAACTCCCACTCGTGTCTCAACCCACCAAG TCTCTGTCAGGTGGTACAAACATTGAAGACACCAGCACTGAAAGACCATCTTCTCTGGTCTCTCCACCCTTAGCTGCTGTTGACCAGTCTCTCCTTTCTCCAAAAGCTCCACCATCTGTATCTCCTGAATTATCATGTCTCCCAAATTCTGCCTTTCAAATTTCAGATATAGAGAACCTGCCAGACCCCAGTCAGACTGGCTCAGACTTATTGCCCATgtaccctcctcctcatccctctttTGGTGAATTACGGAGTGTAGCTCACGTTCTCCCTGTTAATACCCTGTCGAACCTCTCGGTTACCCCTCACAACCCGACACTTCAATCAAATGCAGAATTTCTCCTAACTGGTGATAAAGATGTTGGAACATCCCAGCTCGCTACTAACCTTCAAGGATCCGAAGGGCAAAGGTGGCCTTCTTTTGCTCTATCCACCTTTACGTCTCCAAATTTGAATGATCTGAATTCTTCCCAAGTTTCTTTGTGCTCCGGGACTCCTCCGAGCATGCAGGCAGGAGCCACTGGCATGGTTTGCTCAGCTCTAGAGTCACCCTCACATAGCTCCATTCAAAAGGAGTCCCTCTCTCAAGGTCCAGGTGTATGCTCAGGCACGGACATAAAGGTTGGAGACCCTTCTCTGGCCCTTCTGTTTTATGAGAACAATCCAGATACTTCCTTTCTTGTTCTGGAATCCCTTCCTCCTTTAGCCACAAAGTCTCTTAAAGATACGACTTCAGAAACAAATTCAGATGCGATGGGGCCAATCCTCTCCCCACAGGACAGCCAAGACTTTTCAGAAAAAACCTGGAACAGTCTTCCAAGGTGTGGAAACAGCTCTGTGGTAGAGGAAGACACACTCCAGAGGAGTTTATCAGAAGCTTGGACTTCACACTCTGAGGAAGTGTGCACCCCAACTgaaacagagacaaacacactcTTACACAGTCCACAGTACTTTCCAGAACAACATGAACTTGAAGAGGCAAGAAAGGTTCAGCAAACTGATATGAATGTCTCCGAGACACCAACAAGTCTTTTATTTTGTCCATCAATGGACCTCATAGAAATAGACAGTTTAGACGTGGTGTTTGAGACAAATGACCCTGAATTGGAGAGTGAAAATGTGGAGGCTTTTTTCCATGATGTTGAAGGGTTAGTCTATTGGGCAGAACCCATTAAGGTTTTGAGCCCGAACCACATGCACGAAGACTCACAGAGCCAAGAGGCTTCCAATGGATTACTTGGGACTGAGCCTTTAGTTCCATCTACAGGCAGACTCGTGCCTTCCTCTTTGCCCTCTGTTCCATCAACGGAGAGTGACCACACACCAGCAAGAGATGCGCCCCCTTCCCTGACTTCACCCCCCTTTCTGTCCTCAAGCCGTGATATTTCCCTGCAAATGTCTCTCCCACCTGCCTCGCACATTGTCCACAGAAAGGATATTCCCTATGTAACAAATTCAAAATGCACCCGTCTTCCCAGTGTTCTCCCCTTGGACACCTCCACTCCTTTCCGTGCTGTGCAGTCATGGACCGACCTGCACATCAAACGAAACATTCTGACTAACATGTTCATGCGGGGGCTTTTTCATACAATCCCAAAAAGAGCAATAGCATCCAAAAGTGCCCCAGAAAGAACACAGAGTCATAAAGTAGCACCAAACTGTTTCACTGGGATGACTAGAAACAACTGTAGCATGTCAGACCCTGGACTTAAAGGGCTGTGGCCTGATGAGGAGGTGGATCCACCTAGAAGTGAAGGTGAAAACCACCTGCAGGAGCAAGGGCTGGTCAACATGACGTCCCactgcccctgctgctgctgccgccctcAGGACAGTTACAACATCCAGCCAACCTTTGGGAAGAGTCCG TTCCCTTTCAACGACTTGGAGGAGTTGAATCTTTGTCTGGAGAAGTTCTGCTCTGTCCTCAGCAACATGGAGGAAGATCTCGCTGAAGACCAGGCGGTAGTTTTCAGCCGCCTCTCTCATCAAGACAG GCAGAAGGCTTCAGAGGTTGAGGAGCTCAGAGAGGCTGTAAAGCAGGAGGCTGGAAcgctgaagaagcagctgaacCAGCTGGGCCGTCTGAACCAGCTGGGCCATCTGAACCAGCTGGGCCATCTGAGCGGGGGCACCTTGAAAGGG AAGATGCAGCGACTGTTGGATGAGcaggctctgctctgctctcagctccGACtctctggacctgcagcaggttcctcCCTCCGGCCTCAATTTCATTcatag
- the LOC115248290 gene encoding uncharacterized protein isoform X2 encodes MYPPPHPSFGELRSVAHVLPVNTLSNLSVTPHNPTLQSNAEFLLTGDKDVGTSQLATNLQGSEGQRWPSFALSTFTSPNLNDLNSSQVSLCSGTPPSMQAGATGMVCSALESPSHSSIQKESLSQGPGVCSGTDIKVGDPSLALLFYENNPDTSFLVLESLPPLATKSLKDTTSETNSDAMGPILSPQDSQDFSEKTWNSLPRCGNSSVVEEDTLQRSLSEAWTSHSEEVCTPTETETNTLLHSPQYFPEQHELEEARKVQQTDMNVSETPTSLLFCPSMDLIEIDSLDVVFETNDPELESENVEAFFHDVEGLVYWAEPIKVLSPNHMHEDSQSQEASNGLLGTEPLVPSTGRLVPSSLPSVPSTESDHTPARDAPPSLTSPPFLSSSRDISLQMSLPPASHIVHRKDIPYVTNSKCTRLPSVLPLDTSTPFRAVQSWTDLHIKRNILTNMFMRGLFHTIPKRAIASKSAPERTQSHKVAPNCFTGMTRNNCSMSDPGLKGLWPDEEVDPPRSEGENHLQEQGLVNMTSHCPCCCCRPQDSYNIQPTFGKSPFPFNDLEELNLCLEKFCSVLSNMEEDLAEDQAVVFSRLSHQDRQKASEVEELREAVKQEAGTLKKQLNQLGRLNQLGHLNQLGHLSGGTLKGKMQRLLDEQALLCSQLRLSGPAAGSSLRPQFHS; translated from the exons ATgtaccctcctcctcatccctctttTGGTGAATTACGGAGTGTAGCTCACGTTCTCCCTGTTAATACCCTGTCGAACCTCTCGGTTACCCCTCACAACCCGACACTTCAATCAAATGCAGAATTTCTCCTAACTGGTGATAAAGATGTTGGAACATCCCAGCTCGCTACTAACCTTCAAGGATCCGAAGGGCAAAGGTGGCCTTCTTTTGCTCTATCCACCTTTACGTCTCCAAATTTGAATGATCTGAATTCTTCCCAAGTTTCTTTGTGCTCCGGGACTCCTCCGAGCATGCAGGCAGGAGCCACTGGCATGGTTTGCTCAGCTCTAGAGTCACCCTCACATAGCTCCATTCAAAAGGAGTCCCTCTCTCAAGGTCCAGGTGTATGCTCAGGCACGGACATAAAGGTTGGAGACCCTTCTCTGGCCCTTCTGTTTTATGAGAACAATCCAGATACTTCCTTTCTTGTTCTGGAATCCCTTCCTCCTTTAGCCACAAAGTCTCTTAAAGATACGACTTCAGAAACAAATTCAGATGCGATGGGGCCAATCCTCTCCCCACAGGACAGCCAAGACTTTTCAGAAAAAACCTGGAACAGTCTTCCAAGGTGTGGAAACAGCTCTGTGGTAGAGGAAGACACACTCCAGAGGAGTTTATCAGAAGCTTGGACTTCACACTCTGAGGAAGTGTGCACCCCAACTgaaacagagacaaacacactcTTACACAGTCCACAGTACTTTCCAGAACAACATGAACTTGAAGAGGCAAGAAAGGTTCAGCAAACTGATATGAATGTCTCCGAGACACCAACAAGTCTTTTATTTTGTCCATCAATGGACCTCATAGAAATAGACAGTTTAGACGTGGTGTTTGAGACAAATGACCCTGAATTGGAGAGTGAAAATGTGGAGGCTTTTTTCCATGATGTTGAAGGGTTAGTCTATTGGGCAGAACCCATTAAGGTTTTGAGCCCGAACCACATGCACGAAGACTCACAGAGCCAAGAGGCTTCCAATGGATTACTTGGGACTGAGCCTTTAGTTCCATCTACAGGCAGACTCGTGCCTTCCTCTTTGCCCTCTGTTCCATCAACGGAGAGTGACCACACACCAGCAAGAGATGCGCCCCCTTCCCTGACTTCACCCCCCTTTCTGTCCTCAAGCCGTGATATTTCCCTGCAAATGTCTCTCCCACCTGCCTCGCACATTGTCCACAGAAAGGATATTCCCTATGTAACAAATTCAAAATGCACCCGTCTTCCCAGTGTTCTCCCCTTGGACACCTCCACTCCTTTCCGTGCTGTGCAGTCATGGACCGACCTGCACATCAAACGAAACATTCTGACTAACATGTTCATGCGGGGGCTTTTTCATACAATCCCAAAAAGAGCAATAGCATCCAAAAGTGCCCCAGAAAGAACACAGAGTCATAAAGTAGCACCAAACTGTTTCACTGGGATGACTAGAAACAACTGTAGCATGTCAGACCCTGGACTTAAAGGGCTGTGGCCTGATGAGGAGGTGGATCCACCTAGAAGTGAAGGTGAAAACCACCTGCAGGAGCAAGGGCTGGTCAACATGACGTCCCactgcccctgctgctgctgccgccctcAGGACAGTTACAACATCCAGCCAACCTTTGGGAAGAGTCCG TTCCCTTTCAACGACTTGGAGGAGTTGAATCTTTGTCTGGAGAAGTTCTGCTCTGTCCTCAGCAACATGGAGGAAGATCTCGCTGAAGACCAGGCGGTAGTTTTCAGCCGCCTCTCTCATCAAGACAG GCAGAAGGCTTCAGAGGTTGAGGAGCTCAGAGAGGCTGTAAAGCAGGAGGCTGGAAcgctgaagaagcagctgaacCAGCTGGGCCGTCTGAACCAGCTGGGCCATCTGAACCAGCTGGGCCATCTGAGCGGGGGCACCTTGAAAGGG AAGATGCAGCGACTGTTGGATGAGcaggctctgctctgctctcagctccGACtctctggacctgcagcaggttcctcCCTCCGGCCTCAATTTCATTcatag
- the LOC115248290 gene encoding uncharacterized protein isoform X3, with protein sequence MVHIKCFSNTNSSGTVCRQKASEVEELREAVKQEAGTLKKQLNQLGRLNQLGHLNQLGHLSGGTLKGKMQRLLDEQALLCSQLRLSGPAAGSSLRPQFHS encoded by the exons ATGGTGCACATAAAGTGCTTCAGTAACACCAACTCCAGCGGAACTGTGTGCAGGCAGAAGGCTTCAGAGGTTGAGGAGCTCAGAGAGGCTGTAAAGCAGGAGGCTGGAAcgctgaagaagcagctgaacCAGCTGGGCCGTCTGAACCAGCTGGGCCATCTGAACCAGCTGGGCCATCTGAGCGGGGGCACCTTGAAAGGG AAGATGCAGCGACTGTTGGATGAGcaggctctgctctgctctcagctccGACtctctggacctgcagcaggttcctcCCTCCGGCCTCAATTTCATTcatag